The Arthrobacter russicus genome has a segment encoding these proteins:
- a CDS encoding cytochrome P450 family protein: MFGQRALRNPESALLELDAAFVQDPYAVYAKLSAKGSAHRVRMPPGVPLIGGLPVWVITGYDAVRAAFADPRLSTDLDRIDGLLAQKEPDSSKRGGFSKDIASHMLHTDQPDHTRLRKLVGKAFTGRAVQALRPQIQTVVDELVEALNDHDEVDFLDAFAFPLPIRVICLLLGVPVEEQGDFKDWSSALVSGHSPEQANAAAEAVAGYLAGLIERKRHATSDDDLLTALVAAHDVDDRLTTAELISTAYLMFIAGFETTLNALGNGTLHLMSHRDQWDALRDHRSLLPGAVEELLRLESPLKHATFRCAKENLRVGNAHILAGDFVLLAIASANHDPLRFSDPQALDVRRSAAGHLAFGHGIHHCLGAPLARIEVQMAFHSLLDAFPDMTLAVDPVDLRWRNSTIIRGLESLPVRLNR; encoded by the coding sequence GTGTTCGGCCAGCGCGCGTTGCGCAATCCCGAATCCGCGCTATTGGAACTCGATGCGGCGTTCGTACAGGACCCGTACGCGGTCTACGCGAAGCTCAGTGCCAAGGGCTCTGCGCATCGAGTACGAATGCCGCCCGGGGTGCCGTTGATCGGCGGGCTGCCGGTTTGGGTGATCACCGGGTACGACGCCGTGCGCGCGGCGTTCGCGGACCCCAGGCTGAGCACCGACCTGGATCGCATCGATGGGCTGCTCGCACAGAAGGAACCGGACAGCAGCAAGCGCGGAGGCTTCTCCAAGGACATCGCGAGCCATATGTTGCACACCGACCAGCCGGACCACACCAGACTTCGCAAGCTCGTCGGCAAGGCCTTCACCGGCCGTGCGGTCCAAGCGCTGCGGCCGCAGATCCAAACGGTCGTCGACGAATTGGTCGAGGCGCTCAATGACCACGACGAGGTCGATTTCCTGGATGCCTTCGCGTTCCCCTTGCCAATCCGGGTGATCTGCCTGCTGCTGGGCGTGCCGGTCGAGGAGCAGGGCGATTTCAAGGACTGGTCAAGCGCGCTCGTCTCGGGACACTCTCCGGAACAAGCCAATGCTGCAGCTGAGGCAGTCGCCGGCTATCTTGCCGGTCTGATCGAACGCAAACGCCACGCCACCTCCGACGACGACCTCCTCACGGCGCTGGTGGCGGCGCATGACGTCGACGACCGGCTCACCACGGCGGAACTGATCTCGACTGCCTACCTGATGTTCATCGCAGGTTTTGAAACCACCCTCAACGCGCTGGGCAACGGCACGCTGCACCTGATGAGCCACCGCGACCAGTGGGACGCGCTGCGCGACCACCGCAGCTTGCTGCCTGGCGCCGTCGAGGAGCTCCTCCGGCTGGAGAGTCCGCTCAAACACGCGACATTCCGCTGCGCCAAGGAGAACCTGCGCGTCGGCAACGCGCACATCCTGGCCGGCGACTTCGTGCTCCTCGCGATCGCGTCCGCCAATCACGACCCGCTGCGGTTCAGCGACCCGCAAGCGCTCGACGTCCGCCGGTCTGCCGCCGGCCATTTGGCCTTCGGTCACGGCATCCATCACTGTCTCGGGGCGCCACTCGCGCGGATCGAAGTCCAGATGGCGTTTCATTCGCTGCTCGACGCTTTCCCCGACATGACCCTCGCCGTCGACCCTGTCGACTTGCGGTGGCGCAACAGCACGATCATCCGAGGGCTCGAATCACTTCCGGTACGACTGAACCGGTAG